From Osmerus mordax isolate fOsmMor3 chromosome 8, fOsmMor3.pri, whole genome shotgun sequence, a single genomic window includes:
- the si:dkey-85n7.8 gene encoding COX8 domain-containing protein, whose translation MLVILRGSSPTSALIRTNAVLQEMRSNIYSKPPKNKIGPGQSFFIMSVFAVAMLVPAGWIMHHLPEYRQRPRPPKS comes from the exons ATGTTGGTTATTCTGAGGGGAAGCTCCCCAACTTCAGCCTTGATCCGGACAAACGCAGTCCTGCAGGAGATGAGGTCCAACATCTACAGCAAGCCGCCCAAAAACAAGATTGGACCAGGG CAAAGCTTCTTCATCATGTCAGTGTTTGCTGTCGCCATGCTGGTCCCAGCGGGCTGGATCATGCATCACCTCCCAGAGTACCGTCAAAGACCACGTCCTCCTAAATCCTGA